The Fibrobacter sp. genome contains a region encoding:
- a CDS encoding UDP-3-O-acyl-N-acetylglucosamine deacetylase, producing MPVKSIEFSSPSLSSRNATVRVDLLERDPNREARVCWNVAGERFYSTDALHCYGELEYSVARTSIYTKPGLNSRLSLSSPEHLAPVFLAWPELRFDVHAEEIPMMDGSALPFFHALRRIAGVPQALRFYDAPVEHSWELPRGYVKVSPSDTFEVEYEITRPDGFCSAASLSVYSAEDLYSVFSARTFIFKDDYEAARAAGLLGGVDESCGMLLGAESRVYYRMDEEPARHKILDLLGDIAFACPALPKVRIQVLNGGHTIHHKIMEKLLPYVFTGNSQEI from the coding sequence ATGCCTGTAAAGTCTATCGAGTTTTCTTCGCCATCGCTCTCGTCCAGAAACGCCACTGTGCGTGTCGACCTGCTGGAACGCGACCCGAATAGGGAAGCGCGTGTCTGCTGGAATGTCGCGGGAGAGCGGTTCTATTCCACCGACGCCCTGCATTGTTACGGCGAGCTGGAATACAGCGTGGCGCGTACTTCAATTTATACAAAACCGGGCCTGAACAGCAGGCTTTCCCTGAGTTCTCCGGAGCATCTCGCTCCCGTGTTCCTCGCATGGCCCGAACTGCGGTTCGACGTCCATGCCGAAGAAATTCCCATGATGGATGGGAGCGCTTTGCCGTTCTTCCATGCGTTACGCCGCATTGCCGGTGTCCCGCAGGCGCTTCGCTTTTACGACGCTCCCGTGGAACATTCCTGGGAACTCCCGCGCGGGTATGTGAAGGTTTCCCCTTCGGATACTTTCGAGGTGGAGTACGAAATCACTCGGCCCGACGGCTTCTGTTCGGCGGCCAGCCTTTCGGTGTATTCCGCCGAGGACCTCTACAGCGTATTTTCGGCGCGCACGTTCATTTTCAAGGACGATTACGAGGCTGCGCGCGCTGCTGGACTGCTGGGCGGGGTTGACGAGAGCTGCGGAATGCTTCTCGGGGCCGAATCGCGGGTGTATTACCGCATGGACGAGGAACCTGCGCGCCATAAAATTCTAGACTTGTTGGGCGATATCGCCTTCGCATGTCCTGCTTTGCCAAAAGTCCGCATTCAGGTACTGAACGGCGGCCATACCATTCACCATAAAATCATGGAGAAACTCCTGCCTTATGTCTTTACTGGAAACTCTCAAGAAATCTGA
- the fabZ gene encoding 3-hydroxyacyl-ACP dehydratase FabZ: MSLLETLKKSEKAGVVYEADVVHALLPQKAPFAFVDEVLSLELGDGKEVLPSLVGLYHVTGEEKFFQGHFPGNPVMPGVLQVESMAQAATLLTMIAREAEVVGKRPAFMGIENCRFRNPVLPGMDLRLEVKLISVRHGIFKYAGKAFSGDKLMCEADFVAAMV, from the coding sequence ATGTCTTTACTGGAAACTCTCAAGAAATCTGAAAAAGCTGGTGTCGTTTATGAAGCCGACGTGGTTCATGCCCTGCTTCCGCAGAAGGCCCCGTTTGCCTTTGTGGACGAGGTCCTGAGCCTCGAACTGGGTGACGGCAAGGAAGTTCTCCCGTCCCTGGTGGGCCTTTACCACGTGACCGGCGAGGAGAAGTTCTTCCAGGGTCATTTCCCCGGCAATCCGGTGATGCCGGGCGTGCTCCAGGTGGAATCCATGGCCCAGGCCGCGACGCTCCTCACGATGATTGCCCGCGAGGCCGAAGTGGTGGGCAAGCGCCCGGCGTTCATGGGCATCGAGAACTGCCGCTTCAGGAATCCCGTGCTCCCCGGCATGGACCTGCGCCTCGAAGTGAAGCTCATCTCCGTGCGTCACGGAATCTTCAAGTATGCCGGCAAGGCGTTTTCCGGCGATAAGCTCATGTGCGAAGCCGACTTCGTCGCCGCCATGGTGTAA